GGATACCTTATTCTCCCGGCGGGTAGCACCGTAGGCGATGCCATTCCGATGTTGGATGGCCGACTGGTGGTTCAAGGACCCGCGGCTGGCTGGGGCATGGTCTTTACCTACTTCTATGTTCTTTACTTCGCCGTACTATTGATCCATCGCGAAGGTCGAGACGATGCCATGTGTCGCAAGAAGTATGGAGATGACTGGGCGGAGTACAAGCGGATTGTGCGATGGAAGATCGTGCCTTGGCTGTATTGAGTTTGTACTCAAGCCGGCACCTTTACTGCATCAACTCGATGAGGTGTGCTTTGAGACTGATATAAATTCCGGAGCATGGCCTCCAGGTTGGTTCGTTATTGCTTTGTTGTAAATACTAGTGTCTTTAATTCATCTAATGGTATATACTATATGACCTTCGCCCTCCCAGCACATTGATCTGCCAAGGGTCATCAACCTAGTCTACTGCCCCTTGGTCAAACTGGTTCTGGCCGGAATGATGCTCTCTGCTGCCAGCCGGTCAAATGCGAGATAGTGGCCCTGGCCGATGGACAGTTCCTCCGTGAAGCCCAATCCACGGATCTTGTCGAGGCTCATCTCTCGATTCCTGTCCAGCAGCGTGAATCCGGCCTTGACGAAAACCCAAGAAGCCTGGTCCACCGTCCGATGTCTGAGGCCATATTCCTCGCACATCTTCTGATACTCGTTCTGGTGGTCCGCCCACCACTTGTCAAGCTCTCCCCATCTGTCCTCCTCAGGGCCTGTACCCTCTAGCCCAAAGTATTGGGCCAGAATCGGCCATCTGACGGACCATGGCCCGGGTGTGTCGGTATCGGCAATGTTGAAGCCCTCCCCGTTGGcttcctcgggcttctcAACTGACAGAAATATTTCAGCCCGAGTGATGATGTCCTGCGAAGACTCGGTGAAAGTATAGACAAAGTTCTTCTTCGTGCCGGGGAACTTCACCTGCGCCCCCGGTCCATTGATGTACCGGTATAGGGCGAGGTAGAGAGCAATGGGCTCAACATAGGTCATGCTCGTAACAGCGGGGACGTGTCCTTGACAAGTGACGCTGCGATTAGCATATTTTCCTCCTCGATAGACATTGTATAACCTACCGACAATCTGGTCCGGGCGCACTTCACACCACCGCCATTGTTTCCCCTTTGCAGCCGTCTTGATCAGGTCGACCTGGTCATAGTAGAAGATTTCATCGCCCCATGGAGAGGGGATCCTAGGCTGGTCTTCTCTCAGAGGAGGGTTGATCTCGATCTTGTCCATGTACCGGAAGACGGCGACGCCATAGTTCTAGTTATGATTACTCGTCAGTTGCCTGCCTTATATGACCACATAAGGGGCTTACATTTGTTCCCGTTTGCAGGAGAAAGAATTTCAGGCTGGTACAGAGCTGGTCAACCGCATGGACGGCGTTAAAGGTCATGCCCAcgttgaggttcttgatgTCCATGACATTCTCCGAGTACGCTGTGGCGTTGGTGTACGCTATTGAACCAATATCTCCGTTAGCAACTGTGGCAGCTGCGATTGTCCAGTAGGACTACGCACCAAGATAATACACGTGGGTTACTTGATCCAGGCTGGGAATCTTGCTCTTCAGCTGCTGCCGGACATCTTCCAGGTTTGCACGCAGGTCAACGCCAGAGTACAGCTCGAGGCGAGGGTCCAGGGGCAGGCCGCTGTCCTCGACGGTTCGTGGGCGATGGGTCAATGCAATGACCCTGGAGAAGGTCGTCGCAGAGGGATACGAGAGGAGGTTCTTGGTCACTGCCCACCCGGAGATGCCACTGGCACCAAAGACGAGGGCCACGTTATTCTGGGATTCGATCATGTTGAAGACCGTTTCCTTTCCTACACTGGGACAGTTGGAAGCTCTCAGACCAGGGCCCGATCGCAGCCCGCACGTACCTTTATACGGTAGCCCCTCATCCTATTGTCTCGAGTAATGTGAAAGTGGATATACTCGATGCGATGGGTCGATAGCCTGCTCCTTCGCGGGCCGCTGTCCAGTGTCCACGGATGATCGTTATACGCGGGTCGGATGGCTTACGATGGTCCAAGCAAACAATCCCTGTTCTATGGACTGTCATCGTGGTCGGCTAATGGTTCTCCTGCCCAGAATGGCATTGATTGCACTCTTAGAACCGACAGCTTGGGAGCCAAGCACCGCCGGCGTGGTGGTACAGCCCTAGCGCCGCTGGAGTGAACATCATTGCTGTATTGCTGAGCAGCTCTGCCGATTCTCGCCTTCTCGCCCGTCTTGGCTGGGCCGACATCAGTCATGTCAAACACTGTGGGCCCTGTGGGTAGGCCCAATCACGACTCAGACGCGTTCGTCTGGACTCTATGGAGCCGATGGGTGGCCGGGGAAGAGCACCCGTGCGACCACAGCACTAACAGGGACTTTGTTCCGGCACTCCATTGCTTGCCAACTGCCATGGCCCCCAACAGCCTAAGACAATGGTCTCTGCCGCTTGCTTCATTTAGAAAGGTGCCTGTCGTCTATTGTCCCAGTTCCATCGCCCTCCCGCCTGTCTATCGAGCCTCGATATCCCGTTCCCACTGATCCGGGGTACGATATCGGATCGGTCGCGTAGAGGGCTATTACAAGCAAAAGATTACGATCAAACTCACCAGACACGGTACAATCTCTGATTTCGGCGGGACGGTGTGTTGCCGCCTGGTTTCGAAGGATGTCTGAAACCTCACTTGTTCCACGCCGGTTTAGTATTACGGTAACAGGCCTGAGCACGAGCACCTTGATCGATTCCCAATCCCTGTCAGTGGGCCAACTATGCGTAGTAACGATCGCCCATCAGGGCTTTACTTAGCACGTTCAGCTCTGGCATTTCCCCTGTGTCTGTGACCTGACAATGGCTTTCAAGTACTGACAGCCTGACACCTCTCAGCAGATGCGAGTTCGAGGCTACAGATACATGAACGATGGGCTTTCTAACTTCGCGGGAGCTGGAGTCAGGCTCACGACAGGCGTCTGTCTTTGGCGTTGGGGGTGCTTTTGTTGCTTTCATCTCAGCAGTCATTGCGGCTCGAGTCTATGTGCGAGTGGTGATGCTCCACGCGCTGGGAACTGATGATGGTAAGTGCCGATATTGTATTGCAGAACAATTCACTAACTGATAAGTCCTGATGGTTATTGGCTCGGTGAGTACAGTCCTCACGGCCTCAGCGTCAGGCTGCATACTAATTATGCCTTAGATTCTGGGGTTTGGCCTAACTGCAGCGTCCATGGCCGGTAAGTCTCATTCGGAACTCAAAGAAATGTCCAGGCTGACAGTTATAGCCGCCTACTATGGAGTCGGAAGGCACGGTAAGTAGGCCCAGAAGATCTGAAGCCTCCCTCCATCTGCTAACTGGACGCCCAAGCTGTCGATATCCCCGACGAAAACATGGTGCCAATGCTGAAGAGCATCTACTCCACGCGAATCGTCTACGTGCTCTCTCTCGGATTTGTCAAGGTGTCGCTGCTCATTTTCTACCTCCGTCTAGACCATCGTCCGTACATGAAATGGGTCGTGTACGCCCTCCAGTTCGTCGTTGTCGGATTGACCATTGCCAGTGTCTTCATCctggccttctcctgcttcccACCGGCCAAGTTCTGGGATTTGACTGGAGAGGCCGAGGGTAAATGCATGGACCCCAATTCACAGCAGGTCTTTTACGAGGCAAACGGGATTCTTAATATCATCACCGACATCTGCATTTACCTCGCCCCCATCCCGATGCTCTGGGGTGTGCGCATTTCCAGGGTGTGTTCATTTCGCCAACCGGACCAGAATAACATGTTAACAATATTTAGAGACGCAAAGGAGCCCTGTTTGGAGTATTCGGCCTCGGTATTCTGTCTATTGCGGGTATGGTTCTACTTTCTAATGTCCAGGTGTTGCAGCTAATCATTCATGCTCGTAGCTGGCTGCGTTCGATATGATTTTGTGAAGAAGCTGGCCCATAATCCGGACCAATACTACACTCTGGCAGATTCGCTAAACTGGTGCAGTATCGAGATATACGTTGGTATGGACTCTCCCTCCCAAATTCAGGTATACCTCTGGTCAGCCTAGCTAACTGCCTCTCACAGCGGTCTTCTGTGGATCTGCCCCCGCGCTATCAGTTCTAGTCAAGACATATGCACCGGCACTTCTGGGATCCAGCGGTCCCACAGGCAACAGTCATGGCCATCCCTCTGGCCCTGGTGGATCGTATCGATTCAGCTCACGGCCCACCAACCGGCGCCGGTTGTCAGATACGATTGACTTGAATGGGAGCCAGGacaatattatattaggGGAAGGCCGATCAGAGGGGATCCTGATGAAAACGGACATTCATATGGAGGTTAATGATGCCGATTCGACGCACCACAACCGCCAGGATCATTTCAGGTTTGGGAAATAACGGGGTTATCACAGCCATTGACGGATAACTAGCTTTCTCGTGTACATTAATTGGTCATTCATTCTGCTTATTTCTTTCAATCGTGATGTAACTGCGTTGGAGCTATACCATTCCCtgtatctattatttaataaaccACACTGGTTGAGACTGGGTGGAACGATGGTGCCTACTGTAGAGAAATGCTGGCGCCTGGAGGCTGCAAGAGTCATCAAGCCTCATTCTGATAATGGAAGGGATCATTGGCAATAGTCTCTTGGCAGagaagtatataatatataaatatttctaCTCGCTCGCTGTCGTGGgggtatatattataatttttgCAACTGGCCCTTACTTTCCACCACGAAATCAGGATCTACCGTCGTATTCTGTGGTAGTAATGTTGGAAACCGGGCATAAAAGGGCCCTGCTGCCCGTAAATTGTCATCTGTAGTCAAGTTATACCCTATTCCTCAGATACAATCAGCTCTGTCAATATCCTTTTTCTTCGCAGATTTACCCTCTCTAGGGCGCTCTCCAGAATGCGTTTCTTGCCCCTCCAGGTTTTCTGTGCAGTCACCTCGACAGTGGCTGCAAACAGTCGCTTCTACATGCCTGATGAAGGGAATCCCCACGAGGCAACTCTTATGGCCTGGCCAGGGAACAACAACCCAAACTACGAAGACCCCGGAAGTCTCCAGCGCATGAAGGCCGAGCTGGTCGACATAGCAAAGGCCATCTCTGACTTTGAGCCGGTGACTATGATAGTCAGCTCTGACCAGGTGTCCGACGCCGAACGGGAGCTTGCATGCTGTGGAGAGTACGGCGTCGACATCAAACCCACCACCGCAGACGATCTGGAGCCCTGGATGCGAGACATCGCACCGACATTCGTGCTTAGCAAAGGGTCCCATCGTGACCTCTACGGGGCAGACTTCAACTTCAATGGCTGGGGAGGGCGATATCCGTCGTCCAGCAATACTGATTTGGCGCGCTATCTTCTTGATGACTGGTATATCCCTCGACTACAGTCCTCAATTGTTCTGGAGGGCGGAGCTCTGGATGTCGACGGTGAAGGTACCATGTTAGCAACAGAAAGCTCCATCTTGAACCCAAACCGCAACAAGAACGCGACCCGAGAGACTATCGAGCGGGAACTGCACCGGATCTTGGGCGTTACAAAAGTGATCTGGGTTCCCGGTGTCAAAGACAAGGACGTGACTGATGCTCACATCGATGCCCTCGCCCGCTTCTCCAGCCCTGGCAAGGTCGTGCTGAGTCGTCCGAGTCCGGGGGATCCGGTGTGGACAAAGGTCTACAACGACACCAGCAACATTCTATCCCAGGCTACTGATGCCAAGGGGCGAGCCCTGGAGATTGTGGAACTGCCTGATGCGGATGCCAACGATATCGACAGATCGGAGCCAGACATGGTAGTGAGCTACATCAACTACCTCCTTGTCAATGGCGCTGTCATTGCCCCACGCTTTGGAAGCCATAAATCCGATGCAGAGGCTAAACAGATCCTTCAGAGAGTCTTTCCTGAACGGAAGATTGTCCAGGTCCCCCTGAATGAGATCGCAGTCAACGGTGGTGGCATCCACTGCATGACGCAGCAGATACCGGCATTGGAGAAATAAGAGTGCATACTGGATTTCAAAGATATCAGCGATAGAATGGtgtatattaaatagttatCTCTAGACTTCAGCGAAGTGTTGAGTTACTTTAACCCATTGTCTTCTGAACATTACATCTGCAAACCACATTATGTAGCTATTGAATTACAAAGCATCTACATCAACAGCGAGTCAGTTTGATCCATTTCCAATAGTTGTAGGCTGCGGGGTTGGAACAGCTTTTCCGGGCTCTCTGGACACGGAGAAGCTTTCCCGGGCTACGTATTAGTATCGCCACGACTCCCGATTAAATCAAACACACAAGTTACTTGGTAGACATGGCTGCGTTGGACAGTTCTCTTGGTCAATCCGCAGGGCTAACTGCCCTAGCTTGTTTTGTTACTGCGGTGGTACGATATAGGATGTCCGATATTGCATAGCCATCCAACTGACAGTGCCAGATTCTCGTATATCTCGTCGCCAACATCCTCTACCGACTTTTCCTTCACCCCCTGGCCCAATATCCTGGACCGTTTCTCAATCGCATCTCGCCCATCCCTCTCAGCTACCATCTGGTTCGGGGTCGCCTACCATTCTACGTCAAGCAACTGCACGATGTCTATGGCCCAGTGGTCCGCCTTACGCCAACAGAGCTGTCGTTCAATTCCGCCGACTCGTGGAAGGACATCTACGGCAGCCGTCCAGGCCACCGCAATTTCCATAAAGACCCAATCCATGTTGGATCTATCCAAGCTGTTCCGGGCGCGGTGACCATCACGATGGCGGATGATGTTGACCACGCCCGCCAGCGCCGCTCTCTATCCCACGCCTTTAGCACCAAGGCCCTGCTGGAGCAGGAGTATTTGATTAAACTGTATATCGACATCTTTCGTGACAAGATGAACGAATTCGCCCGCTCTGGCAAGACCTGTAACATCGCTGACTGGTTCTCATACACTACATTTGACATAATTGGGCATCTGTCCCTTGGGGAGCCGTTTGGATGTCTGACGAGTAGTGACCTTCGATTCTGGGTCCCTTTGATTTCCGAGTCGATAAAGGCCGGCGCAATCGAGCAGGCAACGAGACGACTGGCAAGCACCGGCGGTGTCCTGCAAACACTGATGCTGAAGATATTTGCGCCGAAGGAACTTCGTGAGCAGCGGATTAAGCATCTGAGCTACTCGCGAGAGAAGATACTAAAACGGATGGGACAGGGGGGCAATAACCAGCACCGAGACTTCCTGCATTATTTGATGACGCAGCAGGATAAAGAGAACCTGAACCAGGAAGAGATTATAGTGAACGGCGCTCTATTCATAATTGCTGGATCGGAGACTACAGGGAGCTTCACGACAGGGCTGTTCAACCAGCTCTTGCAGCCTGAGAATCGGGAAGTCCTCGACAGACTCACAGACGAGATACGGGGTGCGTTCCAGCGCGACGAAGATATCACGTATGAGGAGTTGGCCAAGCTTCCGTGGTTGACAGCTGTTCTTGAGGAAGGCCTCAGACTATTCCCCAGTGCGCCCATTGGGTTCACCAGGGCCGTCCCTCATGGGGGAGATACAGTCGATGGCCATATGcttccagcaggaacaaCAGTGTCAACGTGTATGTGGGCGGCAACTCACGCAGAGGACAACTTCCGCGATCCCTACAAGTTCAGACCAGAACGGTGGATGGACAAGGAGAATACAACAGACAAACTCAGGGCAAGCAATCCGTTTTCACTGGGACCCAGGGGCTGCATCGGCCGCAAGTAAGTCATGACCATGACACCACTCACACAGCATAGTACTGACGATTGCTAGCTTGTCGTACATGGAACAGCGGCTTATCACGGCAAAGCTGCTATGGCACAATGATATTTCCATGACTGGGGATAAAACATGGACGCAATGGGATCCTAAAAACGACCACGAGAACATGCGAGTCTTTACCAACTGGATCAAGGCGCCTCTCACGGTCAGATTGACGCCGCGGAAGGTAGCTAAATGATTAAACATAGCTTATAATTTATCACTGGCATTGTATAGGAATCAGTCAAGGAAGCTTAGCAGGTGTTCTGGATATGTTGAATAACCAGAATCACGGCCCTTATCCAAATGTCTTGTACAAGAACTGCATCCCAGCTTGGAAATCCTGTCCCTGCCCTCTGTCCAGTACTTTCTGGCGACTCGTAAGAATGCTCTTCGTCACTTCAGGCCACGAGAGGGACTCTGCTGTCCGCCCATTTGGACCCTCCAGCACCTGTACGTCGACCAAGCGATTCTTCTGCTTCCGAATAATCCCATCTATTATGACCGTTTCAATATCTCCAGAATTGGCATGAAgcaagacagcagcaaccggatcctcctccgcagcgCAGGCCATATTGGGAGAGGTGGCGTCGAAGATGACCAGATCAGCCAGCTTGCCCACCTCGATGCTCCCAATTTGGTCTTCCATATTGACGGCTTTAGCGCCTTGTATAGTGCCCAGGTTGAATACCTCTTCTAATTTTATCTGCACAGACGGGTACTTTCCCGCTTCCATGGCTTCTCGGTTCTCAACTCCACGAGCATGCTGCATGCTGAGGCGAAGCTGCGTCAGGATGTCGCCAGAGTTGTTCGCATGGCAGTCGATTCCTATCGAGGCGTTGGACTTGACGTCTGGGCGGAAAGCCACAATCTCACCCAGGCCCATCTGAAGCTCTGTCTCGGGGGTAGTTGAGAAGTAGGCTCCGTGCTGAACAAGAGTCTGAGCATCGGATGGGGCGATTCCGTTGACATGCGAGAAAAGGACGTTCTTGTCAAGGAGGCCATATTCGGAAAGCAGGTTGACCGAGTCTGTCTATGAGTAAGTTCATTCAGTAGCGGGCTTGGTGACTACTCACTCGTCATGTAATTTGCCACAAAGTGTGTTGTAAAGAGCTTAAGACCGAGGGAGCGGCATTTGTCCCAAAGGTTCTTGACAGCTTCCTTTGGCAGCTTGAAGCTATCAAAAGCCAGCCCCAATTGAACTCGCCCACGGCCAAATGGGGCAGACCTTGCGAGGGTCTCCAGGGTGGCATACCACCATTCTGGGAAGAGATTATCATCGTAGTCGACAGTAGAGGCCCAGCTTTTGATACGCCAGATTGGGGTGTAGCAGAATATCGAACGTAGCCCGGACGAGGCCGAAGCCCGAATTGCTTCGGTCACTAAATGACGTGAGATATCTTTCCTTCAACAGATATAGAGGGCGCACCATGTTCAGGGGAGTAACTCATGTGAGCATGGTCAACTACGGTGGTGACACCGCTGTTGACGCTCTCCAAGCAGCCCCCGAGCTGGCCCCAGAAGATGTCGTCTGGGGTATAGTTGAATGATTGTATATTGCCTCGCCATCTGTAAGCAAGCCTCTGAATGGAGATTGAGGCGATGTACCTGCAACCATGTAGTCCATAAAGCCCAGATCACCAAGCCTACCTTTGAGCTGTATTGGTCAGTAAGCCAGTTGCTTGGTCAGTCATAGAATGGTACCTGTGTCTGCCATAGGTGATGATGCGTATCGACAAATCCAGGACAGATGATCTTGTCCCTGCAAGGTATCACGGTTCCCTCGGCGTCAGGAGAGGTGAGATTCTGGCCGATTTCTGTGATTTTGTTTCCTTGGATAAGTACATCGTGGTCTTTCAGCACTATAACATGGCCGTCGTTATGTCCGAGGACAGTTCCGTGCTGCAGTAGTATAAACGCCATTGTAAGCGCCTTGGGAGAGAATATCTAGATTACTGCTGAACATAAACGGTTCTACATGGCTATACATGGCTTATATAGAAGTATAACCGTCATTCGGCTCTCGGAGATAACCTCGGGGATTGGCAAGCCCGAGTCTGATTATCTAATCCCGGGGTCCGTGATTCCGGCCGTTgccgcagccaatcagcaTTGAGACCCTAGTGTGTCCTGATTAGGCAAGTCTGGCCCACATGAGTTGTTATACAAAGAACACAAGATTAATCAGTGGGGCTCTGATAATATTATACATGGCAGACAGCctcaatatatatactatgtACTATATACAGCATAGCTTCGGGTCATGAACCGCCAGGATGAGCCGTGGCACCACGCAGATACGCCTCATGCTCCCGGCGCAGAGCAGCGGGATCATTCGTTTCAAATGCAAAGTTCCAGAGACTCGCCAGGAGTTTCTTTGCCTCTGGTTCGTTGAGGGCATCTTTGGAGCTCTTGCGGCCGACATGCTGCATGACGCTGGGGGTGATGGCCCACCGGATCTCATCCCGGTCGTTCGCAAAGTCTTCCGTCAGCATGTCCACGTATCctactttcttttcctcgtaCATGCTGATCAGGTCGGGCACGCGAGACTGGGGAAAGACGAAGGCCTGAGAACAGCAGCCAAATTTGGGCATCTCGTGCACTCCAGCAGGGATGGGACGCATGGTGACTCGACCGGAAGCAAAGTAGAGGCCGATGAGAAGAGGCGTAAACACTCCGCACACCACCAGGACCAGGTCGTTTGGAAGCAAGGGACGAATCTTGGGCTGGTAACTCCGCGCCCCCAGTAGAAGAAAGGCGACGCAGCCGACGGCGAcgagcgagaagaacaggTATGTCGGCCACTCTTCAGAGTTCCAGCCAAGGAAGTCTTCCGTATAGAAGAGACGGAAATAGAGCCCTAAACATGGGATGGTCAGTCAAGGGATGATATAATGCATGCAAGGACTATTAGACTCACAAGCCTCCGCTCCTTTTACAGTCATCTGTTCTCTTATAGAGCGTAAAGCATCTTGCGTGCGGTGGTACCATCCATCCATTGCCAGGACATCGTCTTCCAGCATGACCACATACTTCGCA
Above is a window of Aspergillus puulaauensis MK2 DNA, chromosome 2, nearly complete sequence DNA encoding:
- a CDS encoding SDR family oxidoreductase (COG:S;~EggNog:ENOG410PNH6;~InterPro:IPR036291) — encoded protein: MIESQNNVALVFGASGISGWAVTKNLLSYPSATTFSRVIALTHRPRTVEDSGLPLDPRLELYSGVDLRANLEDVRQQLKSKIPSLDQVTHVYYLAYTNATAYSENVMDIKNLNVGMTFNAVHAVDQLCTSLKFFLLQTGTNNYGVAVFRYMDKIEINPPLREDQPRIPSPWGDEIFYYDQVDLIKTAAKGKQWRWCEVRPDQIVGHVPAVTSMTYVEPIALYLALYRYINGPGAQVKFPGTKKNFVYTFTESSQDIITRAEIFLSVEKPEEANGEGFNIADTDTPGPWSVRWPILAQYFGLEGTGPEEDRWGELDKWWADHQNEYQKMCEEYGLRHRTVDQASWVFVKAGFTLLDRNREMSLDKIRGLGFTEELSIGQGHYLAFDRLAAESIIPARTSLTKGQ
- a CDS encoding uncharacterized protein (COG:S;~EggNog:ENOG410PXKE;~TransMembrane:7 (o16-39i51-76o96-116i128-150o183-202i214-234o254-275i)), with protein sequence MGFLTSRELESGSRQASVFGVGGAFVAFISAVIAARVYVRVVMLHALGTDDVLMVIGSILGFGLTAASMAAAYYGVGRHAVDIPDENMVPMLKSIYSTRIVYVLSLGFVKVSLLIFYLRLDHRPYMKWVVYALQFVVVGLTIASVFILAFSCFPPAKFWDLTGEAEGKCMDPNSQQVFYEANGILNIITDICIYLAPIPMLWGVRISRRRKGALFGVFGLGILSIAAGCVRYDFVKKLAHNPDQYYTLADSLNWCSIEIYVAVFCGSAPALSVLVKTYAPALLGSSGPTGNSHGHPSGPGGSYRFSSRPTNRRRLSDTIDLNGSQDNIILGEGRSEGILMKTDIHMEVNDADSTHHNRQDHFRFGK
- a CDS encoding agmatine deiminase family protein (COG:E;~EggNog:ENOG410PNM1;~InterPro:IPR007466;~PFAM:PF04371;~SECRETED:SignalP(1-18);~go_function: GO:0004668 - protein-arginine deiminase activity [Evidence IEA];~go_process: GO:0009446 - putrescine biosynthetic process [Evidence IEA]), whose amino-acid sequence is MRFLPLQVFCAVTSTVAANSRFYMPDEGNPHEATLMAWPGNNNPNYEDPGSLQRMKAELVDIAKAISDFEPVTMIVSSDQVSDAERELACCGEYGVDIKPTTADDLEPWMRDIAPTFVLSKGSHRDLYGADFNFNGWGGRYPSSSNTDLARYLLDDWYIPRLQSSIVLEGGALDVDGEGTMLATESSILNPNRNKNATRETIERELHRILGVTKVIWVPGVKDKDVTDAHIDALARFSSPGKVVLSRPSPGDPVWTKVYNDTSNILSQATDAKGRALEIVELPDADANDIDRSEPDMVVSYINYLLVNGAVIAPRFGSHKSDAEAKQILQRVFPERKIVQVPLNEIAVNGGGIHCMTQQIPALEK
- a CDS encoding cytochrome P450 (COG:Q;~EggNog:ENOG410QCZ7;~InterPro:IPR001128,IPR017972,IPR002401,IPR036396;~PFAM:PF00067;~TransMembrane:1 (o12-35i);~go_function: GO:0005506 - iron ion binding [Evidence IEA];~go_function: GO:0016705 - oxidoreductase activity, acting on paired donors, with incorporation or reduction of molecular oxygen [Evidence IEA];~go_function: GO:0020037 - heme binding [Evidence IEA];~go_process: GO:0055114 - oxidation-reduction process [Evidence IEA]) yields the protein MAALDSSLGQSAGLTALACFVTAVILVYLVANILYRLFLHPLAQYPGPFLNRISPIPLSYHLVRGRLPFYVKQLHDVYGPVVRLTPTELSFNSADSWKDIYGSRPGHRNFHKDPIHVGSIQAVPGAVTITMADDVDHARQRRSLSHAFSTKALLEQEYLIKLYIDIFRDKMNEFARSGKTCNIADWFSYTTFDIIGHLSLGEPFGCLTSSDLRFWVPLISESIKAGAIEQATRRLASTGGVLQTLMLKIFAPKELREQRIKHLSYSREKILKRMGQGGNNQHRDFLHYLMTQQDKENLNQEEIIVNGALFIIAGSETTGSFTTGLFNQLLQPENREVLDRLTDEIRGAFQRDEDITYEELAKLPWLTAVLEEGLRLFPSAPIGFTRAVPHGGDTVDGHMLPAGTTVSTCMWAATHAEDNFRDPYKFRPERWMDKENTTDKLRASNPFSLGPRGCIGRNLSYMEQRLITAKLLWHNDISMTGDKTWTQWDPKNDHENMRVFTNWIKAPLTVRLTPRKVAK
- a CDS encoding uncharacterized protein (COG:F;~EggNog:ENOG410PK7I;~InterPro:IPR006680,IPR011059,IPR032466;~PFAM:PF01979;~go_function: GO:0016787 - hydrolase activity [Evidence IEA];~go_function: GO:0016810 - hydrolase activity, acting on carbon-nitrogen (but not peptide) bonds [Evidence IEA]) codes for the protein MAFILLQHGTVLGHNDGHVIVLKDHDVLIQGNKITEIGQNLTSPDAEGTVIPCRDKIICPGFVDTHHHLWQTQLKGRLGDLGFMDYMVAGNIQSFNYTPDDIFWGQLGGCLESVNSGVTTVVDHAHMSYSPEHVTEAIRASASSGLRSIFCYTPIWRIKSWASTVDYDDNLFPEWWYATLETLARSAPFGRGRVQLGLAFDSFKLPKEAVKNLWDKCRSLGLKLFTTHFVANYMTNSVNLLSEYGLLDKNVLFSHVNGIAPSDAQTLVQHGAYFSTTPETELQMGLGEIVAFRPDVKSNASIGIDCHANNSGDILTQLRLSMQHARGVENREAMEAGKYPSVQIKLEEVFNLGTIQGAKAVNMEDQIGSIEVGKLADLVIFDATSPNMACAAEEDPVAAVLLHANSGDIETVIIDGIIRKQKNRLVDVQVLEGPNGRTAESLSWPEVTKSILTSRQKVLDRGQGQDFQAGMQFLYKTFG
- a CDS encoding uncharacterized protein (COG:S;~EggNog:ENOG410PHHU;~InterPro:IPR029675;~TransMembrane:3 (o28-44i269-290o302-320i);~go_component: GO:0000139 - Golgi membrane [Evidence IEA];~go_function: GO:0016757 - transferase activity, transferring glycosyl groups [Evidence IEA];~go_process: GO:0006506 - GPI anchor biosynthetic process [Evidence IEA]) translates to MRYQWLGLRRGLVSPKLLLLELSACTRRLLPAFLLLYLALLFVARHHSLRDPTSSFFQESTGYSPTYSTVRTAQANQYIQDVENGVGEAWRWRSSDSPSFCVGVATVARNNTRYFKTMVGSLLDGLSQSERADMHLLLFIAHTDPSQHPAYSEPWLKRAPDQVLLYDNATVDIDHIRSLESSQARFDGREKALFDYTYLLKACEAVGAKYVVMLEDDVLAMDGWYHRTQDALRSIREQMTVKGAEAWLYFRLFYTEDFLGWNSEEWPTYLFFSLVAVGCVAFLLLGARSYQPKIRPLLPNDLVLVVCGVFTPLLIGLYFASGRVTMRPIPAGVHEMPKFGCCSQAFVFPQSRVPDLISMYEEKKVGYVDMLTEDFANDRDEIRWAITPSVMQHVGRKSSKDALNEPEAKKLLASLWNFAFETNDPAALRREHEAYLRGATAHPGGS